The Paenibacillus sp. BIC5C1 DNA segment GCACGGATACGTTTAACGATTGAAATTCCGCTTCTTTTTTCTTAAACTCATTTAAAATTCCGGCTGCTTTATCCAAAGCTCGATTCAAATCCGCTTCCCTCAGCGGAACTTTTACAATGTATTCCAATACATTGGCTTGAATAGCTCGCTGGGCGTATTCAAAGGATGAATAGGCGGTCAAAAGTATGTATTGGGTATGGGGGAGCTCCGCCTTGAGCTGCTCAATCATGGAGATTCCGTCCATTCGCGGCATAACGATATCGGATATGACGATGTCCGGCTTCAGTTTTATGATCTCCTCGATCCCGTTCAGCCCATTATTCGCTTTGCCCACTAGAACAAATCGCTTATCCCTGTGAGAGAGTTCATTAAAAAACAATTCCAATCTTTGAATAATCAGGTCTTCATCGTCAACAATGAAGCAGGTATATTCTCTCACCATTATGCATCTCCTTTTTGCAATTCTTCCGGGAATATAGCGCGTACACGGGTTATTTCCTTAGGTATGCTAATGATTTGCAGTCCAAATTGATCTCCGTAGTGAAGTCTTATTCGGCCATGAATATTATTTAGCCCGATTCTTTTCCTCTTCACTTCCATTTCACTCGGTTCTGAGATTAAAATATGCTTTATTTTATCAGCAGGAATTCCCTCGCCTTGATCAACAACTTCTATGATGACGATACCACCCTCCCTGTACGCATGAATCGTAATAGGCCCCTCAATTCCCCCTCCGTTATAACCATGGAAGATGCTATTCTCCACAAGAGGCTGCAGCAGCATTCGAAAAACTGGGAAATCCATTAACCCTGCTTCGATATTTTCTATCAAGTGGAAGTTTCGGTTATACCGAATGTTCTGGATCTCGATATAGTCCGCTACATTGCGTAGTTCCTGACGTAAGGAAACCTTCTCTGAAGCATCGTCTATCCCGTATTCCAATAATGAAATGAGCGATCCAATCACCACATCTACTTTCTCTATTTGCCCGAGACGTATAACGTTGCTGATCGAACCAAGTGTGTTATACAGAAAATGAGGGTTAATTTGAGACTGCAGCACCTGGATTTCCAACTTCCGTTCGAGTTCATTATGAAGCTCCGCTCCCCGAATCAGTTCCACAATTTGTTGCAGCATACGATCAAATGCTCGTGAAAGATCTCCAAACTCATCGTTTCGATTAATCGTTATTGTCGTTGTGAGTAAGCCTTGCTCCACTTGCTTCATTTTTGTTTTGAGTGTATAGAGTGGTTTCCTTATATATTTGGCAACCAAAAAAGAAATGAGCAAACTTAAGAGAAGACCTGCAGCTAGCAGCTCAATATAATAGGTTTCCAATCTGGACAAAGCTGCTTTCAAGCGTGATTCATCGTTAATTGAGATTATGGTCCAGTTAAATTTCTCCGTCGGTTTTTTTAGAAGGGAGACCGGAACACCCTCCATGGTATGCAGTTGAAGACTTGTTTCTGTCGTATCCAGGATTTGTTCAGCTGACGTTTCCCCGATCGAAAACGTATGATCCTGAATATTCAGTAGTCCTTTATTTTCAGAAAAACCGGCAATGATTTTACCTGACGCTGTGATCAGAGCCAGATTCATTTGTTCTTGTTTATTAATCTTGAACAAGGTTTCTTCAATGGCATTTAGATCCAAGTCAACCGCAATGGCCATAGGAAACGGAGCACCATTAAGATATCGAACCATCGTAACGGTCCAGCCGGAATACTTTGATTTGTAAGGTTCACTAACAAAGGTAGTCCTTCTGTTCTTGTCAGCCGCATCAAACAAAGGTTCTCGTTCAGATAAAGGTTCATCGAAGATTCGAGTAGCTGTACTTCCACCTAAAATGGATAAATCGCTTTTGATCAAATAAATATTACTGACGTAATTACTATTGAGTTCATACAGTTCTCTTAATTGCTTTTTAATCACTTCCGTATTGTCAATATTGGCTTTCACTGATGTTTCGACTGAGAAGAGAATCGTCTGGAAGGAGGAAAAATTAACAGTGAAATACTGGTCTACCTTGTCAAGAATTTGGTTGGTGTAAAAAATGTCATTGGTTCTTATTTCCTTTTGGACATAGCGATAAGACAATTGGCTTATCAAGATGATGCACCCTAATACAAATGCAAACACGAGAAAAAATAATTTTAAAGGCAAGCTGATTCTTCTTCGCATCCATCATCTTCCTTTTAATTCTGTAGTAAACTAAGAATAGCATATGCTAATAAAGAGAGGGGCTACGAATAGCCACTCTCTTCGTTTATTTATTTTACTTGATAAGGCCGGCTTCTTTAAATTGATTGATTGCTGTTTCCTTATATTTCTGCATGTCAAACTTGGTATCCAACGTTTGGAGGAAATTATCCCAGTTTGAAAGAGGTTCTTTGCCTGTCATAAATTTAACTAAACTTTCATTAATGAAACGTGTGCGGTCAGCATCCAAGGTATCGCTGGGGTCTGGGGTCAATAAATTTCCGGGCAGCGTTGGCCCCACATATTGCTGATTGTCCTTGAAAGCTTCCGCCGTCTTCGGATTCTGGAAGCTGAAGTACTCCGCATCATCACCACGGCGCGGCATTCTATAATGATCGACCCACAGGTACTTCTCTTTCATTTCCTTCGATAACTCGGAGGTTTTATTTTTGATTTTGCCGTCCACTACATCCCAATGAATCCCTTTAATCCCGTATGCAAAGTTTGGATAAGCTTCTTCGTCTGTAAAGAGATAATTCAGCATGGACAAGATCCGAATGATTTTGTCCTTATCCGCTTTCGCGGAAATGGCCCATGAATTGCCTTGGAATGATTTTCTCTCTACAATTTGATCACCATAAGGACCTTTCATCGGAGGAATGACGATCCATTCCGGCACCTCGCCACTAATTTCTTTCATTTTCTGTTGATAATCCGGCTCAAGCCTACGGGCATCTCTGATCATGAAACCAACTTTACCCTTAAACATCTTTTGGTCCAACAGATCAGGCGAATTCATCGTCACCCAGTCTGGGTCTACCACTTTGGCTGCCATCATTTTGTTAATGTAAGCAAGCGCCTCTTTCATTTTGGGATCGATAAACAGGAATATCGGTTCATTATCTTTTATTTCGATGGCCGAAGGAGGATTGACGCCAAACATCCACATCAAACTATCGAAGCCGTAGGTTTGCAGATTACCTTCTTTGTTCATACCGCCGATGAATCCGTACGTATCGTTTTTGCCATTACCGTCCGGGTCTTTCTCTGTAAAGGCTTTCATAACTTCGAACAGCTCATCCGGTGTCGTTGGCACTTCCATATTCAGCTTTTTCAGCCAATCATTACGGATGAAGAAACTTCGGCTGATACCGTTAACATTATCATAGCCTGGAACTCCGATCGTTTTTCCTTGATAGGACATTGCCTCCCATGAGTCGTTGCCAAACCGTTTCTGTAATTCAGGGAATTGATCCAGATACGGTGTCAAATCCGCAAGCACACCTTGGTCGTAATATTGTGCGAGATCAGCCCGACTTTTCAAGAAGATCAAATCTGGAATATCTCCGCCTGCAATGAGCGTATTCAGTTTGGTTGTTGCTTGCCCAGCTTGAGGAATCATCATATCCAAGTCGATGTTCATCTCTTTTTCCAACATTTGACGTTGAACATCTTCATCACGTGGTGGTACCGGAGCAGCAGCGTTGAAAGTGCCTTGGTTAAACATTGAGATTTTCATTTTGGTTGCAAACTGGCCAGACTGCCCTTGTGAATTACTCGAAGTTGTTGATGTAACTTCTTCATTTCCCCCACATCCTGATAATAGCGTTCCCAATCCTAAGATTGCCGACAGAATAGCAAATGAAATCTTCTTACGCTGCATATTGACCTCTCCTTTGCTTGTATATTATCACGGTTTCACCGTAATAAGTTAGGTTGGAACACCATTTAACCTTTAACGGATCCCAAGAGTACACCTTTGGTAAAATGCTTTTGTAAAAAGGGGTAAACGATCAAAATCGGAACCGTAGTCACAACAACGGTAGCCATCTGCACAGCGAACGTACTTACAGCTCCGGAATTGGCGAGCGATTCAGCGCTTTGTGTTGCGACGTTAAGCAGGATGTTGCGCAAGACTACTTGAAGCGGCATGAAGTTGGAATCATTGATATAAACAATAGCATCGAAATAACTGTTCCAATGCCCCACTGCGTAAAATAAAGAAATGGTGGAAATGACGGGCAAAGACAGTGGTAAAATGATCCGCCATAACGATTGAAGTTCACTTGCACCGTCAACCCTCGCTGATTCCTCGATTTCACCAGGCAATTGCTCGAAAAAGCCTTTAATAATCACCAGGTTAAATGCACTAATGAGATTTGGAATGATCAATACCCACGGACTATTTAGCAACCCCAGAGAGCGAATTAGTAGATAAGTCGGAATTAACCCCCCACTAAACATCATGGTAAACACAATGAATAGTAAAAACGGACTGCGTCCCGGCAAATATTTTTTGGATAACGGATAAGCTGCTAAGACCGTAAATAACACATTAAGCATCGTGCCTACAATCGTTCGAAACAACGTAATTTTATATGCCTGCCAGATCCCATGAGAGATGAATACTTCTTTATAGGCCAGGAAGGTAAAAGATTCTGGTATAATCACAATCCCTCTTCTTAACACTTCCGATTCTGGCGTTACTGAGACAGCAATCACATATAGAAAGGGTAGTAAGCAGAGTAGTGATAAAAAAATAAGAATAACATAAACGACGGATTGCCAGACTTTTTCCCCGATTGTCAAATTGATCATATTAAAACCACCTCACCAAATTTGCCCATCGAATT contains these protein-coding regions:
- a CDS encoding sensor histidine kinase; the encoded protein is MISQLSYRYVQKEIRTNDIFYTNQILDKVDQYFTVNFSSFQTILFSVETSVKANIDNTEVIKKQLRELYELNSNYVSNIYLIKSDLSILGGSTATRIFDEPLSEREPLFDAADKNRRTTFVSEPYKSKYSGWTVTMVRYLNGAPFPMAIAVDLDLNAIEETLFKINKQEQMNLALITASGKIIAGFSENKGLLNIQDHTFSIGETSAEQILDTTETSLQLHTMEGVPVSLLKKPTEKFNWTIISINDESRLKAALSRLETYYIELLAAGLLLSLLISFLVAKYIRKPLYTLKTKMKQVEQGLLTTTITINRNDEFGDLSRAFDRMLQQIVELIRGAELHNELERKLEIQVLQSQINPHFLYNTLGSISNVIRLGQIEKVDVVIGSLISLLEYGIDDASEKVSLRQELRNVADYIEIQNIRYNRNFHLIENIEAGLMDFPVFRMLLQPLVENSIFHGYNGGGIEGPITIHAYREGGIVIIEVVDQGEGIPADKIKHILISEPSEMEVKRKRIGLNNIHGRIRLHYGDQFGLQIISIPKEITRVRAIFPEELQKGDA
- a CDS encoding extracellular solute-binding protein; translated protein: MQRKKISFAILSAILGLGTLLSGCGGNEEVTSTTSSNSQGQSGQFATKMKISMFNQGTFNAAAPVPPRDEDVQRQMLEKEMNIDLDMMIPQAGQATTKLNTLIAGGDIPDLIFLKSRADLAQYYDQGVLADLTPYLDQFPELQKRFGNDSWEAMSYQGKTIGVPGYDNVNGISRSFFIRNDWLKKLNMEVPTTPDELFEVMKAFTEKDPDGNGKNDTYGFIGGMNKEGNLQTYGFDSLMWMFGVNPPSAIEIKDNEPIFLFIDPKMKEALAYINKMMAAKVVDPDWVTMNSPDLLDQKMFKGKVGFMIRDARRLEPDYQQKMKEISGEVPEWIVIPPMKGPYGDQIVERKSFQGNSWAISAKADKDKIIRILSMLNYLFTDEEAYPNFAYGIKGIHWDVVDGKIKNKTSELSKEMKEKYLWVDHYRMPRRGDDAEYFSFQNPKTAEAFKDNQQYVGPTLPGNLLTPDPSDTLDADRTRFINESLVKFMTGKEPLSNWDNFLQTLDTKFDMQKYKETAINQFKEAGLIK
- a CDS encoding carbohydrate ABC transporter permease, with translation MINLTIGEKVWQSVVYVILIFLSLLCLLPFLYVIAVSVTPESEVLRRGIVIIPESFTFLAYKEVFISHGIWQAYKITLFRTIVGTMLNVLFTVLAAYPLSKKYLPGRSPFLLFIVFTMMFSGGLIPTYLLIRSLGLLNSPWVLIIPNLISAFNLVIIKGFFEQLPGEIEESARVDGASELQSLWRIILPLSLPVISTISLFYAVGHWNSYFDAIVYINDSNFMPLQVVLRNILLNVATQSAESLANSGAVSTFAVQMATVVVTTVPILIVYPFLQKHFTKGVLLGSVKG